In the Diprion similis isolate iyDipSimi1 chromosome 13, iyDipSimi1.1, whole genome shotgun sequence genome, agTAGATTTGATCTGGTAAAATTACTTGGAATCGTATTAGGTGTTGGGAATGTGAAATGGACTCCCCGCCGTCATGCTCGCTAAGTGCCACTGGGCCACTGAGTGATCTGGGCAGCAGTGGACTTGGAGGTTCGATATCCAGTGATTCTGTGCGAGCACATCTTGCCATTGAGGTAAATAGTTGGAATATCGATTCGAATTTATCCTTCGTCTTCATCCAGATAAATCTGCTGCAATCGATATTCGTGTTATTTGTTATCGgtataaaaatggaataaacTGCTTACCGAATCATAGACAATTCCATTCGGAGTCGAGGCAGTGATGATAATTTTATGAAGTCAAAAATAACTTTGACAAAAAATGTCTTCctaaacgaaaaatttggattctaactataaaattgtttttaacgCTCTaactaaattttattaaattttcccGAATATTTCGTACTTTCAAAAAACTTCTCGCCtcaaaatgaaagaaacaaaattattcacacctgcgtcatatttttttttttttttttcctcaccacctttaaacaaaatattttctttcaaaccaacatttattttttcagcgttTTGATTATCTTTTTTCGATTATCTAATTGAAAATTAGGATAATCCCATGATTTATAGAGATTTCATACtgcgtgaaaaattatcatttgtcTTATCcgcaaaaataatttatgcaaaCAATTTTATCATCCTTATTATCTggataataattcaataataattatcttctAAAAAACTGTCGTCACAACAAGACTAAACGAATTCTCACAAATAACGTTCGATTCCCTTGGTCAACAGATGTTGGAGAGCGACGTGGAAAGTAAATCGTTATCCCAAGATTCGTTTGATTATTCCGATGGTATGTGCGGCGAGAATTTCAACACTTTAAAAAAGGGACCCGGCTGGGCAGAGATGGACGGTAAATTGGAGGTGGAGGTTGTCGAGTTGGCGATCAAACCTCCGCCTGAATTCCAAGACAGCCCGTCTCCACCTGACTCCGTTGCATCGGCAGCGCCTATTCTTTGTTACGCCCGTTCAGCGAGATGCCCAGCGCCTCGATGGATGGATAAAATGGCTGAAATGTTGACGCAGCTGATAATGGAAGAAGCTCTAGTCATATCATGCAGGATATCCTGGCCCGAAGGCCGGATAGCGCCAGGGTCAAACCCCGTGCCGATAGTAGCAACAAGTGCGCAAACCTCTCGTCTACTTTGGACGTCGGATATGCTGACTTTTTCACCGCCGTGTCAAGGATCGGTGGCAATAACGCCGTACAGCACGTTGAATCGTCCGAACTCTCGCTGCTCTCTATCGTCTTCGCGCTTGTCCAGTTCTCACAACTCGTTAAATACCTCAGGATTAAACCACAAAGTGGACGATAGTAGTTTCATAACGTCGGCAATGTCTCACGACGTTTTAACGACTAGTGAAATAAGTGATATGTACAACGTGCCGTTTGACTCCGATATTTATACCGTGCCGATAGACATGGTGCGACCTTTGCACGAACTTAGAACTCCTCAGAGACCGAAAAGGCACAGGCACCACAGAAAGAGGCGGAGAAACGTATCGGCCAGTTCCCAGAGCGAATTAGAAGCGCACATTCAACAGGCAAGGCAGTATTGCGCAAAACCGCGCGCCATCACCCACGTCATTAAATCGCAGCGATTACTGACAGAAGTTTGTTGCAAAGACGCAGCCAACGGAAAGCGGCACAGCGTTCCGGGGACTTCGGGTCGTCATCCGCCTCACTCGTCCAACAGCCAGGCGCATAATATCGGCGAACCTATTCACATGACGCTACACGAAGTGCGACAGTATTTGCAAACGTTATATTCAAGCTCCAGTGATtctagtgaaaataaaataaaacgtgaTAAAATACCTGCGAGTCAAACACCTATACATCTAGCAGTGCCAAAgggtattaatattaatattaacaataacaatagatATAGCAATCCACATACGGACTCGTTGACGGATACACCAATTTCTAATAAACCGAACAACGGTctagttaataataataataacaactctAATTTtagaaagtataaaaaacaaaacgcgTTCGCCaatatgagaaataaaaaggtcAAAGACGAACAGCAGAAGGATAAGTCTGACACGGAAAGGGAAAAGATTAAGAAGTCGCAGCGCAACTTTTCcttaaatttaaaacaaacccTTTGTAATATCTTTAGGTTTAGGCGACTCGGCTCGCCTGAACATTTTGTAGGTAAACGAAATAGCATCGTACAAGGTGATATCgttgaggaggaggagggcaTCGACTCCGATCAACatatcaataacaataataccaCCACTACCGAGGTTGACGGGGCTCCGCAAAAGTTACCTTTTTTTAAACGCGCGCTACCTCCTCTGCCTAAAAGCAACGGACAAGTCGGAGTAGAACAAGCTGAGGATGCGCTCGCAGCGATGGTTGCCAAACCCGAGTCTCCGGCTCCTTCGCCTCTGGTGCCCATTGATCCGTTGAAAGACGACGATGATATCGCCGAAGATACAAGCATGGATTTCGCTGCTAGTattgaaaaagtgaaggatGTAAGTAATTTATAAGACTGTgaataggttttttttttttcatatcggtACATTatactgaatttcaaaaggAAATCCTTGAACTGcgaagtaacaattttttttcttaagaatACATCGTCTTCTACACTAAACATTAGAGTTAAAAACTTCAACCTAATTAGAATCTctgagaaaatataataataaaacatttttatttgccaTAAAGTTTTGTATAACGACGATAATCTGaggtataaatttaatatttgggtattaaataattcaattactttttacatttatatgaCAATGTTATAAAGagcaaatttttacatttttttatgaaacaacGTTACTCTCAGGACTACAAAAGAACGaacgtttttttgttgttcttttcaacgtttttcaaGAAAGCAAGTTTATCGTTAAATTAACATTGACAAAAATCTAACAATAAACTAACATCGAGACAATCAAAACATGTAAAACACACTCCTTGAAAGATACGGTACCATTCCAACGTAAAGTGATTAAGAATGCCCTGAACAATTAGGtagataactttttttcttatagattaaattaaacaatattatCTGGTATTAATCATGGAGTAAAAAcgatttcacattttatttatagTATGGCTGGTATTGGGGACCGATATCTGGGGAAGCAGCTGAGAAAATATTATCCAACGAACCGGATGGATCATTCATTGTACGCGACAGCAGCGATGAccattacattttttcattgtcgTTTAGACTAAACAGTTGCGTCAGGCATGTTCGAATAGAACATGATCAGGGTGAGTGCAGTATTTAATGTTTCTCTTTgcttagtttttattttccttatatCGATTCCTAGAACTTTAGATAAAatctgattgaaaaattaaccggTAAATCGTTGCGtactttttttgttctttaatATACGTTATCCAATcttaaaaatatgttaaaataCTTACATTCAGTATTAATGTGAATGTAACGTTTATACAAATGCAGGTAACTTCAGTTTTGGCAGCTGTACCAAATTCAAGTCGCACACAATTGTCGATTTCATCGAGAATGCGGTAGAACACTCACGCAGTGGGCGttatctgttttttcttcatcgacGACCTGTGTTAGGTCCCATGCGTGTACAACTCCTTCATCCTGTGTCGAGGTTCAAACAAGTTCAAAGCTTGCAACACATATGCAGATTTGTTATATTAAAAATGGTGCGCAGGGATCTAATTCCCACCCTGCCTTTGCCTCGTCGCCTCATTGACTACCTAAGCACGCCGCATTACTACAGCGAACAGCTTGCCGAACAAGACGATCGCGCCGAATCACCAGTCAGTTCTTCGACCGGCGAATTAGAGAAGATTTGTTTTACACCGCAGGCTTTATCGTGAGGTATGTACAGCTTTTTTCAAGATCTTTCCTCTTCGTCTTTCACATGCTTTATTGAGTATATGGAAGATTGATTGCGGTGCAAGAATTCTTCGAGttttaacatttatttttcaattatctcaGGCATAAGATAATTACGTGAGAATATAGAAAGTATTgttatgaatttcaatttgataGTTGCTCTGTTTTGttctttcaaattattcaaatacattttctcaggtaaaatagatttttaacagagtataaataattcttttcaGACTTTGCCAGAAACTTCTtaccgaggaaaaaaatttaactccaACAAGCCTTCTcgtaacaaaaattaaatctgtGTTCAGCAGCTAAAGCTATGCTGAGGATtcgcgattaattttttttttcctttctgcCATACGAAATACATAATCTCGATTTATAACTTACAATTATTCTTTGGAGTCACAAGTTATATacaatacaaaaacaaaaacaaagaaaaaacaagaaaaaaaaaaaggagaaggagaaggagaagaaagaaacgaaaaataataacaaaaacaaaaattaactaTCATTAAACctaaaaaacgaatatttgtgtcaataattttattaaccAAGTGATATTTCTGTAGCTGGCCTGTCCGTAAAATCGGCCAGTCCGTTAATCAGTCCAAATTGTTCGTGTTTATACGTAAAAAATAAGATGCAAAATGTCCATGAGAGAGTATAAATAGTACTTTTGTCCCAACGAGCTTAcagtaaatttattgaaacaataTTCAAGACTGGTTTAGTCAATTAATCAATGAATGAGCTAAAAGTTCAATAAATATTGCCATCATCACCATTTCGCTTTCAGGCTGTTATTCGTTCGAATTacttgttaattttttgaaaataacgtAACACTGAAATactgttttattaaaaaattttgccaaaattttttacattggcttaaaatatttactagaacaggattgaaaatatttttgtttcattttgtcACTGTTTTAACCAGACATCGGTTATCGAATGCTTTCGGTACCTTCGTattattttgaagaaaaagttaTAACGGAATCTGAGATCAACAAAAGGCAATATATCAGGCTTGAACCATTGAATCGCTCATTTTGGGCTGCGACATATCTCAAAACTGGAACAATACAGGCCTGGCTACATGAATAGAATCTCGAAAATTTTAGTCGCTACAATTTGATGCTGTGCAATATGTACAAATAATGACTTGCATTCTTTTCGCGTGTAATACGAAGCCTCAGGAAAATGTTGTGATTGCATAAACCCTAGTCTTGCCCTGTTTATACTTTTTGTTGGTGGTTCGATGAGGTCACGACGCCGTTGTACTTCATCGACTTGATTATTAACAACGCTAAATTATCGTCCCTGAAAAACCCAGGTGCCTCTAGTCTGTACACGGGCTGCAATTTGTCTGATTTGTTAACGATAACCGGCCTCGTTGTTACTTGTTTAGTTTTTCTGATAATaacttgtatatatgtatgcatcaAAATGTCTtgttattgtaattttaatgtattattttatcgTACATTATCGAATTTTAGTTATTCATTATTAACATTCCTGTAATTTATGTTTATTAgcctatatttatttatttcaactagAATGTAATTGGTTGatgtaacaataaattacaTTCATCCATCCAAGATATAATACAAAATGACGACGCtaaaacacaaaaacaaacatCGATAGTACCAGgacttatttatttcttttaacgCTGTAAGTTTTAAACTTGAATCTTATCCATCGGAACCGGAATATTAATCACTTCCCATATTTCTTATAAACAACAGATCACAGGTTGTACTGGTTCGTGACTTAATTGTTACGGTAATAATCTTTGAATCCCTGCCACAAACTAGATAAGTCCTTGTGCTATCCTTTCTTCCTGCGGTAACCGCTGATTAATCTGTATAATGTAAATTGCATATAATATCAATGCAGTACTGATTATTTCACTTTAGCAATGAAGAATGTATCGAAGAATGTGaaacgataagaaaaaatttcctcgcATCACTAATTTATTGATTTCATTAGTAAGATACAGTTGTTAATAGAATATtctcatttcaaatatttaattcaatACTTTTATTTACGTGACaggcaaatatttttcaatttcgtgaCATCACTTGAgtaaacgaaaagaaaattaattatattcaaatattcttgGAAATCATCTTCAGCTTATTTCATCTTAGTGTTGCTGTGTATCATTACTGAAaaaggaggagagaaaaaaatatttaccacgattttggaaattatCTTTTATCTCATGTAATtacatattctttttttttttttccaatagtcACACCTCATTTATAAATACACGATGTGCGTATTTGTATGTTCAAATACGTTTCATGGTGCTTCTGGAATTGTTATAGAACTACTTGACTagatgaaagaagaaacacCTGTCTTGAATCGAACAGTTTTCTTCAATCTTCTACATGCGCTACTAccattattttctttgttctcTTTCACACGTGAACCATGTTCTTatgtaatttatttgaatGTAAGAAATATGTGAAAGTTACAACTGTATACGGGCCTAAAACGAGAAGTTGCAAGAGCTTTGtacttttatattattaagAAAAAACATGTTGTCTTTTTCAATCCTGCTAATAGGGAAGTTGCGTAATAGGTATATCAATAGccgaatttttcatcgaaatgtATGCtttgaatctgaaaaaagtcATACATCgatcaatatttgaaatatttgtccATATGATTGTGGAAAAACGTTACGAAATTtggttttaaaaatcttattcattcgaaaacaatctacaatcaatttattatagATGGTCAATTTCGTCAATTCCAACTGCCAAATAGATCgaagataataaaattaacattGTGTCTTTAATTATGCATCTTCCCTATTCTGTCTGAGCGACTGTTATAAACCTATAGTGAAAAGCCCCTTTtattgaaatagaaataaaaaaccttGTAAAACCACTGCGGTACTTGCACATCTCTTACGTATTAATATATTGCATAAGccttagaaaaaagaaaactttgagtgaaatttagaaaataaaagatttcCTGCCGCAGAATCGAATACATAGGGAAACAAATTTCATCCCAAAACAGCAAATCTGGAATTGAGATGTGTTTACGAGTCtcacaaattttaaattagatAAATTAGTTTACCTAATTCATCAATACAATGTATAAATCAAATATATCGTGCAACGAAAGTTGACTTCATAACTCTAACTAAAGATGGCACTATCGTTGGTTTGACAACAAgcaatttgacaaatttttcaattcacattGAACAATGATTAATTCCTTTCAAGGAAACAAATAATTGTTACATGACGGACAGACCAGCcgtataattatttactttgTTTAATACATGTTATATCATGTTCGAACAGTCTTTTTTCGATATACTTACCTACACctggaattttgtttttaatagtTTTGTgctgaatttgaaattggtatctttgttcagattttttcgGAGCCATTCAAATTGAATGGATCAAGCAAATTCgaatgaaacttgtttcattcgaATTGCGTTCTTTACTGATCATTAAATACAGATCgacagagggaaaaaaatatatcacagAAATAACacagttttgaaaatctgaattcCATATTCAACGTTTTATGTACAATTATTTCGATAATCTAACAAgcagtaaataaattatgagAACAATTGGGTGAACATAGATTATattcgattaattttgatgATACAAGACTATATTGGAATTCCAAGAGTTTTTTTAACTAGCTTCTGAGCAATTCTCTCAAATTCAATGCGATCTTCTCTCCACATTTTCGCCGCGTCAACGTTAGCTCCGCTCTCATCATTAGGCTCTGCCAACATGCTCACGACgctcaataaaattttttctacactctGCACAGGACTCCATCTTTCCGCGCTACTTTCGTAACCCATCGGATCATCTCCCGGCGCATGAAGAATGCTAATGCAAACTCTTCCATCGGCATATACTGtggatttaaaatttcatcaacatTTGACACAATTgcggacttttttttttatgtattgaatgaatatttctgAAACTTACTGTTCGGATGAAACATCTCACAGGTGAATTGCATCTTTGGAGGACTCAGGGGATAATCAGGGGGAAAAATTAACTTTGCTGGAAATACTCCGCCTTCAAAGCAAGTTCCTTCGGGTCCGCTGCATAATTcaactttaatataattttcaatataatagGTATTTCATGTGCATTATTACATTTGATTCATGAGTTTTGAAATCTTGAAAATCTTTAgtcatgaaatttcaatttttatcctcaaatttttttattaaatcccAACTTAATGAGCAATTAACAGAACGTATTTATTGTTACATATTGAAGTGAGGCAAATTATGTTTCTTACTATTAGAAATACTAGAAATGTCCAAAATTCCAATGtcaaagtttaaaatttttcatatcgcaaaagtaaatttttctgttgatcaatttttaatgtttGATGATCTAACTCAATTAATAAActcgtaataaaaaattgccgATAATGGAGGGATTTTTCGATTTCCGAACATTATACGTATCGGCAAAGTCGAAACAAAAGTTATTTTTGGCGCCAACCtacggaaaaatttgaatgtttaaaaaatatggcgCGCAGcggtaaaattgtttttttcagtGCTAAACTAGCTCGTAGGCCTGTCTCTGCTATGAAATACAGCCAACGCAGCAATTTCAGTTCAAATGAAAGACATCTAGTGACAGTTGTCAGTTTCGACCTAAGTAACAgacatgatgaaaaaaaagttcggtTGACTCACGTGATCAAAGCTTCccattcgaaaaaattttcctcgttAATTGGTCCGGCTATTATTCCTTCTGGAGGATTCAGGgtcaattctgaaaaatattcaacaattttgaggttatgtagAATATATTTGACGTTTATTGTATCAGCGTATACTGTGAAGGACAGAACAGATTCTCTCACGTTTGTATTCTGCCATTAAACGTCTAAGAGCAGAACCCGccataattatttctacaaATTATTTCCTCAAATTAACACAAACACAGCCGATTCGACATGTCACTTATGGTAATTTTGGGATACTTTCGTTGCTGCTGCAGCCGCTACACTTTCCTAACTCCTACACTGATATCCAAATCCGTCTTATCCGCCAATCAAATGCTGCGCCCTACCGGCTGGCgtataaaatgttgaaaagtgTAGCGGCATTGGGTAAAAAGACTTTTTCATTGGTACTGGTTTTCGATCATACACAGCATGTGTTTCAAAACGCGCCGCCAGCGctaaaaaatcaagaaaacagAGACAGAACTCATCATCGAATCATCGCTGCAACAGCAATAAAAATTAGGTAATTTTACCGCCAACTCATACGTCAAAAAGTGCATGAAAGTGTAGTAGCGGTAAAAAGACCTTCAGTATCATTTTTACGCCGTTAACGTATCATCATTTCGAACCAGCAAACTCTGCGAATGGTTGGTTGCTCGACTCGTTACGAAAATACGTAACTAATCGGCCCTCCAATACGAATATTGCAGAAATTAAATGAAGAAGCGAGCTCTTTTATTAATTATGCATCATACAAATGAAACGTTGACTCGCTGGAGAAGtgctacaatttttaaaatactgAAGTCAAATTAGGTGGAAAAAAGTCTCAACTCAAGTTAAGACGTTTTTAGCATTGGAAAAATGTTTCCAAACGACAAAGTTTCTCGAATCggagattttattatttctttcggCTTTGCTACATTGTCCAAAAagttatgaataaatatgacaaACGCATGTTAACAAATTTGGAAATGTAAAAAGAGCTGTAGGCGAAGTGTAGCATCAAAGTCTGGCGGTAGTGGAGAGACTTTGAAAAAGTCTTTGTGTGGCGTGCGGGTCGCGACACAGCCGAACACGCTCATCGCTGACCAAGCAAGCCATATTATATGGGTTTAGTGCTGGATTTCAAGCGTTGAGCGTTTAGTTCGACTCGGTGAGCGTTGCCCGCCGTTTCACCGTTCGCCGCTCTCAGTTGCCGAATATCGAAGTGTTAAGTCGCCATCTTGCGTATCGATCGGAGTGGTGATGCTTGTTTGTTTGCAGCCAACTTCACTCGGGTGTAGAAATTTCTCTACTTTTGTGTAGTGTGAGGTCCTCCGCCGTTTGTGCCCTCGATGTGTGCTGCTCCGTGATAataaggagagagagaaaaaaaaaacgaaataaaaaaataaatatacacataataaCACTAGTGTATACGTAATATCGACAATAGaaatctaaagaaaaaaaaaaaaaaactcatcaatttcttctttcaaaattaatcCATCAGTGTGTTGTATACTTGTAATAATAACCTCAGGAGCCACTTTCCGGTAAGTAATTTACAATAagaacgttgaaaaatctaGCTTGCTATTAACGAAAACTAAGTAGAACTCCATCGACACGACGAAATCCTTTCCCAACTAATGCGAAAAGAAGGGCCGCTTTACTCCGACCCGAGAAAGAAATCGGCAAACTGGTTTCCGATTAAATGAGGGTTAGATTCGTCCGATTATCACTTACTGCTGCTAGACACATATTCTCTAAACCTTTCATATGTGTGATGTAAACGCGATATTCGATAGCGTTCAGACCACGTAGCTGTACCCTCTATGTGTGAATGTGTGCGTGTCTATATTCACGTCGAAAGATGTGAGATACGTCATTTTTCGTTGATAAAGGAATCGCATTATCGGTGTGTTCACAGTTGAGTCTTCGAAACACAGgcgttattataaaattaaattggcATACAGATGCCTGAATGCGTAACAAATATTAACATTTAACGCCGGACTGACTAATAATAAAACGAGCCGTGATCGCAAGTGGATGTCTCCAATTACTCGTCACAGGTAAGCCAATTTTACCAGGAACGTTGCCTTTACTGATTAACTCGTTCTCGATCTCTTATTCCGCAACAAGGTACGCACTTTTCGCCATGCCTTTTTCAGGGCTGTGCCAATTTCTTTACGGCATTCATCTATATCGTACTTACACACGTTTTCAGTCTCCACAGGTGACTACTATCAGGGCGATGATGATTCTCCGATGTGCAACATCTAACTTGTGGATTTTATGACTCATGATTATTAATCTTTGCTTGTTCAGAGCCCCACAGTTTTGCGTACGTTCGCACAGAGCTAGCTTAATCGATGCCCTGATGTTAATCAGTTATTTAACCCGATACATCGCGATGAAATCGGAACACGTAATTAACGGCTTATGAAATATTCTATACGTACTGCTGCAGCTGTTCGCTCGTTAATTACAATAAATCTATGGTTCAGTAGTCGATACGATTGTGTAGacacatatacgtacacaATAACACAACTTTTTAGGTTATAAAGTGTGCTACTGTCGAGTAGCAAAAAAGAGTATTTTTCGCCATCGAGTTTCCAATCTACAAACCCGACTAGCCCGTGCAATTCATCGCTTGCACTTTTTCTAAACACACTGCATAACACGGGCAGCAAAAAACGCGTACTTATTGATCGAACGGCATGAATCTTGCATGCCACTCAAGGCAACAAGTCGCAGCAATCGCAGATATATGCGATCGTTTATTGCGGTCTGCCTGCGAAAGCTCTCTTTGTTAGCAAATTCAATGTTACTCTTTGTGTCGATATCGATTGTCGAAAGGATCGAATACGAGTTTATCAAACGTCTACCTACCATTTATCGACTAATGAAATCTgcacaaataaaatatatttatagacatatgcttaatttatattattatattataccggAACACCGAGAGTCGgtcaattgattaattatcgcACATGTATGTACCGCCATCGACACGACACGGAATAGCTATTCTAGCGGTCTTCAAACTCCATATACGTGTTACAAACGACCGTTAAGATTACTGTTCATCGTTCATTTGTTAATCGGGTGACTTTTAACGATGAAACAACaacagtatatatgtatacagaaaGGAAAACAAACATAGACTTTAGGCGCGAGGTTGAGGTTAAAGCataacgttatcgtaataATTCACGTTTCGGAGAAAACGTTATTTCCTCATTGTGGAATTTAATGGAGGAAATTATAACAAGACGAAagaatttcatgttttaaaaACTTGCCCACTTTAACGTAActttaaaattacaaaatagtcacttttttttttccccacaatCTTTCGTAACGCtaaagttactaacttcagcagCCTAACTATTACGACATTAAAAAGTAACTAATTATTATCGCGATTTATGTCATGCTTGACTGTTTTACGTAAACTTAGGCTCTACGAATAgtagtagtaaaaaaaaaaaaaaaaaatctttatcacGAATTTAATCACCGTCGTTATGCACCAACGATGACtaactgaaattaattattttgattttccttTCACCAATTCACGTGGTACTTAGTCCAGTTTAATCTTAAAATCAATCGGACGGAATTTCCTAtctgcgtgcgtgcgtgcgtgcacGTTTTTTCACCGTGACACACGATTTCTTCCAGCTTCCAACGATCGTTTCAATGtcgatgtatgtacatacatatatatatatatatatatacaatatgcgGTTTCGggattgaataatttaataatacaaatttacCGACACAATCcaccgtgtgtgtgtgtgtttttttctttatttctttataatATTCTCATAACATTCATTTATCTCATGAACCAGAAACGGTATTGTTTGTCCAAGTCGCGGGCGGAAATCGCTCGATGGTCAAGCAACGGATGTATAATCATAAGTTATGGgtaaatgacgaataaaagcCACGAGAAACGGACTCGCAATAGTATCCTATATACAGACATACACAATACAGGTACATacggatgtatgtatatacataagtcGCCTCGTCGTGAAACCATGAAGTAACAACATTTCTAGATTAGGCTCTGCGCTCCAAATATACAAATTATCTTTACccacgtatatgtattataatgtTCATGATGCATAAAATATACTAACAGTGACTCATAtcatatattgtaatatatatgtatatatatatgtatacatataaagagCTCAGCGGA is a window encoding:
- the LOC124413970 gene encoding uncharacterized protein LOC124413970, with the protein product MDSPPSCSLSATGPLSDLGSSGLGGSISSDSVRAHLAIEMLESDVESKSLSQDSFDYSDGMCGENFNTLKKGPGWAEMDGKLEVEVVELAIKPPPEFQDSPSPPDSVASAAPILCYARSARCPAPRWMDKMAEMLTQLIMEEALVISCRISWPEGRIAPGSNPVPIVATSAQTSRLLWTSDMLTFSPPCQGSVAITPYSTLNRPNSRCSLSSSRLSSSHNSLNTSGLNHKVDDSSFITSAMSHDVLTTSEISDMYNVPFDSDIYTVPIDMVRPLHELRTPQRPKRHRHHRKRRRNVSASSQSELEAHIQQARQYCAKPRAITHVIKSQRLLTEVCCKDAANGKRHSVPGTSGRHPPHSSNSQAHNIGEPIHMTLHEVRQYLQTLYSSSSDSSENKIKRDKIPASQTPIHLAVPKGINININNNNRYSNPHTDSLTDTPISNKPNNGLVNNNNNNSNFRKYKKQNAFANMRNKKVKDEQQKDKSDTEREKIKKSQRNFSLNLKQTLCNIFRFRRLGSPEHFVGKRNSIVQGDIVEEEEGIDSDQHINNNNTTTTEVDGAPQKLPFFKRALPPLPKSNGQVGVEQAEDALAAMVAKPESPAPSPLVPIDPLKDDDDIAEDTSMDFAASIEKVKDYGWYWGPISGEAAEKILSNEPDGSFIVRDSSDDHYIFSLSFRLNSCVRHVRIEHDQGNFSFGSCTKFKSHTIVDFIENAVEHSRSGRYLFFLHRRPVLGPMRVQLLHPVSRFKQVQSLQHICRFVILKMVRRDLIPTLPLPRRLIDYLSTPHYYSEQLAEQDDRAESPVSSSTGELEKICFTPQALS
- the LOC124414265 gene encoding ubiquitin-conjugating enzyme E2 G2, coding for MAGSALRRLMAEYKQLTLNPPEGIIAGPINEENFFEWEALITGPEGTCFEGGVFPAKLIFPPDYPLSPPKMQFTCEMFHPNIYADGRVCISILHAPGDDPMGYESSAERWSPVQSVEKILLSVVSMLAEPNDESGANVDAAKMWREDRIEFERIAQKLVKKTLGIPI